In one window of Chitinophagales bacterium DNA:
- a CDS encoding RagB/SusD family nutrient uptake outer membrane protein — translation MNKYQNKYTVIFILAVFILITQGCKKFLEAPLPIDQLATETVFKSRPTILSAVNGMYNGMASGALHGNYIRFTYWISDEGVITPMPGSEVGDIISGNIVPTNTNLIPWSWFYLPTYRANELIAKMPSVDPTIMNETEKKQIIAAAKYVRAYEHFLMANSWGDVPLITSTSTSENLTKPRTPVAQVYAAVIKDLTEAAADLPTTVNASNSITIHNRYQVLALLAKVHLYLGNWTNAENAASEVISSGQYQLVTGVNNVFRRGSREAIFSFGSTGTGLLFDNRTVIGWLTIPASVGNATTNYCALTTNVISSFETGDQRRVNGNWVINLFGFNFPNKYLYNTSAAAATIAAAPQDFIVQRLAEMYLIRAEARAQQSKITGTNSAAEDLNLIRNRAGLPNTTATTQATMLAAIEKERVTELFCEGHRWYDLKRTNRLNTVLGALPHKAANYKPHYNLWPITQSEMNTSPNLTQNPGY, via the coding sequence ATGAATAAGTATCAAAATAAATATACAGTAATCTTTATTCTTGCCGTTTTCATCCTGATTACACAGGGTTGTAAAAAATTTTTAGAAGCACCTTTGCCTATTGATCAACTGGCCACTGAAACTGTTTTCAAAAGCCGGCCAACCATTCTTTCGGCAGTCAACGGTATGTACAATGGTATGGCATCAGGTGCATTACATGGCAACTATATTCGCTTTACGTATTGGATATCTGATGAAGGTGTTATTACCCCTATGCCCGGCTCTGAGGTGGGTGATATAATATCTGGAAATATTGTTCCCACTAATACCAACCTGATTCCTTGGAGTTGGTTCTATTTACCGACATATAGAGCAAATGAATTAATTGCTAAAATGCCTTCAGTTGACCCGACAATTATGAATGAAACTGAAAAAAAGCAAATCATTGCTGCTGCAAAATATGTGCGCGCATATGAGCATTTTCTTATGGCAAACTCTTGGGGTGACGTGCCATTGATTACTTCTACCAGTACATCGGAAAATCTGACCAAACCAAGAACACCTGTTGCACAAGTGTATGCTGCTGTCATTAAAGATTTAACAGAAGCTGCTGCCGATTTGCCTACTACTGTTAATGCTAGTAATTCAATAACTATTCATAATCGGTATCAAGTATTGGCACTTCTAGCAAAAGTTCATTTATATCTTGGCAATTGGACAAACGCCGAAAATGCTGCAAGTGAAGTGATCAGTAGCGGGCAATACCAGCTGGTTACAGGCGTCAATAACGTTTTCCGCAGAGGTTCACGAGAGGCGATCTTTTCTTTTGGCTCAACTGGTACGGGTTTACTTTTCGATAACAGAACAGTTATTGGATGGTTAACGATCCCTGCTTCTGTAGGTAATGCAACCACCAATTATTGTGCCCTTACTACCAATGTTATCAGCAGTTTTGAAACAGGAGACCAAAGAAGAGTTAATGGTAATTGGGTGATTAATTTATTTGGATTCAATTTTCCCAATAAATATCTCTATAATACTTCAGCAGCAGCTGCAACAATTGCAGCCGCACCACAAGACTTCATTGTACAGCGTCTCGCAGAAATGTATTTGATTCGTGCAGAAGCTAGAGCGCAGCAATCTAAGATTACAGGTACTAATTCTGCTGCAGAAGATCTAAATCTTATTCGTAATCGGGCAGGTTTACCCAATACAACAGCAACAACACAAGCAACAATGTTAGCTGCTATTGAAAAAGAAAGAGTAACTGAGCTGTTCTGTGAAGGTCATAGATGGTATGATTTGAAACGTACCAATAGATTAAACACAGTATTAGGAGCATTGCCGCATAAGGCCGCAAATTACAAGCCACACTATAACCTTTGGCCTATTACACAGTCGGAGATGAATACAAGCCCTAATCTGACACAAAATCCGGGATACTAA